The following are encoded together in the Streptomyces rapamycinicus NRRL 5491 genome:
- a CDS encoding AMP-binding protein — protein sequence MNQQHTLSLGDIARENRRGRPQATAVVDGQVRLTYTALDDRVNRVANALAAQGVAAGDRVLWAGQNSFRVLELLLACAKLGAILCPANWRLGGAELAFALDDLRPRLVIWQEAELGPRLAEARQLAEHRPTRWIQHDGTGPDSYEEWLRSAPDIDTEAEIDPATPVLALYTAAFDSRPNAALISQQAILTHNIALALQRQIEPGFVYLNSGPLYHVGTLMFCTATFHLGGTNVFMPCFDAVSACALIEAERCQSALLFPQMVDELAKANADRRYDISSLQVTPGDDAWNAMVSVDNSPWGRALGGYGQTEVAGMATYNGQGIGGIGSHGRPSPFLQVRMVDERGDEVPTGEVGEIVARGPHVMSGYFDRPGLNAERQRGGWHHTGDLGRREADGTITFIGSRGRVIKSGGENIYAAEVERTLREHPGVADAAVIGVPDTRWGQSVKAIVTRTPGSGASEADIIEHCRTLIASYKKPRTVVFAEAIPKRGFMTDYDLLDAEYDGGGYPGSAAP from the coding sequence ATGAATCAGCAGCACACGCTCAGCCTCGGCGACATCGCGCGGGAGAACCGACGCGGCCGTCCCCAGGCCACGGCCGTGGTCGACGGCCAGGTGCGCTTGACCTACACGGCCTTGGATGACCGCGTCAACCGGGTGGCGAACGCCCTGGCCGCCCAGGGCGTCGCGGCCGGCGACAGGGTGCTCTGGGCGGGGCAGAACTCCTTCCGGGTGCTGGAACTCCTGCTGGCCTGCGCCAAGCTCGGAGCGATCCTGTGCCCGGCGAACTGGCGGCTCGGCGGAGCGGAACTGGCCTTTGCCCTGGACGACCTGCGTCCGCGCCTCGTGATCTGGCAGGAAGCGGAACTCGGCCCACGCCTGGCCGAGGCGCGGCAGCTGGCGGAACACCGGCCGACCCGCTGGATCCAGCACGACGGGACCGGCCCGGACTCCTACGAGGAGTGGCTCCGGAGCGCCCCGGACATCGACACCGAGGCGGAGATCGACCCCGCCACACCCGTTCTGGCCCTCTACACCGCGGCGTTCGACAGCCGACCCAACGCGGCCCTCATCAGCCAGCAGGCCATTCTCACCCACAACATCGCGCTGGCCCTGCAACGTCAGATCGAGCCGGGCTTCGTCTATCTGAACTCGGGCCCGCTTTACCACGTCGGCACCCTGATGTTCTGCACGGCGACCTTCCACCTAGGCGGCACCAATGTCTTCATGCCGTGTTTCGACGCGGTGTCGGCGTGTGCCCTCATCGAGGCGGAGCGATGCCAGTCCGCCCTGCTCTTCCCCCAGATGGTGGACGAACTGGCGAAGGCCAACGCCGATCGCCGGTACGACATCAGCAGTCTCCAGGTCACCCCCGGGGACGACGCCTGGAATGCCATGGTCTCCGTGGACAACAGCCCCTGGGGCCGGGCGCTGGGCGGCTACGGCCAGACGGAGGTGGCGGGCATGGCCACCTACAACGGCCAGGGCATCGGGGGGATCGGCAGCCACGGCCGCCCGTCTCCCTTCCTGCAGGTGCGCATGGTGGATGAGAGGGGCGATGAGGTGCCGACGGGCGAGGTCGGTGAGATCGTGGCCCGTGGTCCACATGTGATGAGCGGCTACTTCGACCGCCCCGGACTCAACGCCGAGCGACAGCGAGGCGGATGGCATCACACTGGCGACCTCGGGCGCCGCGAGGCCGACGGCACGATCACCTTCATCGGCTCCCGTGGACGCGTGATCAAATCCGGCGGCGAGAACATCTACGCGGCGGAGGTCGAGCGCACGCTCCGCGAGCACCCGGGGGTGGCCGACGCGGCCGTCATAGGCGTACCCGATACCCGCTGGGGCCAGAGTGTGAAGGCCATCGTGACACGCACGCCGGGCTCCGGAGCGAGCGAGGCCGACATCATCGAGCACTGCCGCACACTCATCGCGTCCTACAAGAAGCCGCGGACAGTGGTGTTCGCCGAGGCGATCCCGAAGCGGGGATTCATGACCGACTACGACCTGCTCGACGCCGAGTACGACGGCGGCGGTTACCCGGGATCTGCAGCGCCCTGA
- a CDS encoding TIGR03621 family F420-dependent LLM class oxidoreductase: MAGHRPFRFAAVVRQTDSAKAWAERARLLEDSGFSALLVPDHFIGPRFAPLPAMAAAAAATTTLRVGTLVLSNDYRHPVALAKEAATLDVLSDGRLDLGLGTGWLRQDYDRSGVAFDPPKVRFERFQEAVRILKGLWGEGPFSFRGQYYRIDELDQEPRPVRRPHPRLLFPGGGPRMLRFAAAEADSINFALQVKADGSGPDQRDGGLAAFLKKIDIVREAAGERFDRIELGTSVQQLGVGVKKEEWSYANTSQQSETPQVLVGGLDEIVEKLRYWRDEHGLSYFVLHNDKDLDAFIPVVAALAGT, translated from the coding sequence GTGGCAGGACATCGCCCCTTCCGATTCGCCGCCGTGGTCCGGCAGACGGATTCCGCCAAGGCATGGGCCGAGCGGGCCCGGCTGCTGGAGGATTCCGGTTTCTCGGCACTGCTGGTCCCGGACCACTTCATCGGTCCACGTTTCGCACCCTTGCCGGCCATGGCCGCCGCCGCTGCCGCCACGACCACGTTGCGGGTTGGCACGCTGGTGCTCTCGAACGACTACCGCCATCCGGTAGCCCTCGCGAAGGAGGCAGCGACCCTCGACGTGCTCTCTGACGGTCGGCTCGACCTCGGACTCGGCACCGGCTGGCTGCGGCAGGACTACGACCGCTCGGGCGTGGCTTTCGACCCCCCCAAGGTGCGCTTCGAAAGGTTCCAGGAGGCGGTGCGGATACTCAAGGGACTCTGGGGCGAAGGCCCCTTCTCCTTCCGGGGCCAGTACTACCGGATCGATGAGCTCGACCAGGAACCACGCCCGGTCCGGCGCCCGCACCCCCGATTGCTCTTCCCCGGTGGCGGGCCGCGGATGCTGCGGTTCGCCGCCGCCGAAGCCGACTCCATCAATTTCGCCCTGCAGGTCAAGGCAGATGGCTCCGGCCCCGACCAACGGGACGGCGGGCTCGCCGCCTTCCTGAAGAAGATCGACATTGTCAGGGAAGCCGCGGGGGAGCGCTTCGACCGGATCGAGCTGGGGACGAGCGTTCAGCAGCTCGGTGTGGGGGTGAAGAAGGAGGAGTGGAGCTACGCCAATACCTCCCAGCAGAGCGAGACCCCGCAGGTGCTGGTCGGCGGGCTCGACGAGATCGTCGAGAAGCTGCGCTACTGGCGTGACGAACACGGCCTCTCGTACTTCGTACTGCACAACGACAAGGACCTCGACGCCTTCATCCCGGTCGTCGCCGCGCTCGCGGGTACGTGA
- a CDS encoding SpoIIE family protein phosphatase translates to MSPASRDDRYVPPLPSDAVRGAAIVLDGRGRVLASTPAFERLLGYQAEELGGLPAHRLWADQEAFATALAAARTDPSVIHPATLRNHDGHLVTASMHILPLVAAATTEATGRCLVLVHPETGVASASRPDERNWRTHRNLDLLRAAVSIEPSSDAARIVTELAALLAADFADVVAVDLAEAVPQGDDIPAVTRFGELHLRRMAAVRRGGGWPAKLSVEGAETPTVPDFPELRLLQEGHGVLINDIDALKASLGHDPGLVQSVIPEGTHSGLSAPLYARGLLLGAITVWRTRWPTTPFDGDDLALLEQIAASAALSLDNTRRSLRERHAATALRSSLLPRSVAESTAAETTGMHLPASPGTGVSTDWFDVIPLPGLRIAFVIGDVVGHGIHAAATMARVRTAVQTLADLDLDPDELLTHLDDLVTGPAADRGAESGSDTDVLGATCLYGVYDPGTRKCVLASAGHPPPIVVRPDATARFVDLVPGPPLGVGGMPFEPAEFELEPGSVLAFYTDGLVDFPTGDIGLGMERLRHWLSTHAAPGCNLDHVGRDAFTELLDTTRPDDAAVLLARTRAIPAHDIASWEFPADPSVVIRARERVTRQLANWRLDHLAFTTELVVSELVTNAIRYASGPIGLRLIRDRVLVCEVSDPSNSQPRLRRARSTDEGGRGLFLVAQLTDRWGSRYTQSGKTIWTEQFLGAER, encoded by the coding sequence ATGAGTCCAGCCAGCCGGGACGACAGGTACGTTCCTCCCCTTCCGAGCGACGCTGTCAGGGGCGCGGCGATCGTGCTGGACGGGCGCGGGCGGGTCCTGGCGTCGACACCGGCGTTCGAGAGACTCCTCGGATATCAGGCCGAAGAACTCGGAGGACTTCCCGCCCATCGCCTGTGGGCGGACCAGGAGGCATTCGCCACCGCACTGGCAGCCGCCCGCACAGATCCGTCAGTCATCCACCCCGCTACCCTGCGCAACCATGACGGGCACCTGGTGACGGCCTCCATGCACATCCTCCCGCTGGTAGCCGCCGCGACGACGGAAGCCACGGGCCGTTGCCTGGTGCTGGTCCATCCGGAGACGGGGGTCGCGTCCGCCTCCCGTCCGGATGAGCGGAACTGGCGGACTCACCGCAATCTGGATCTGCTCCGTGCCGCGGTCAGTATCGAGCCGTCCTCGGATGCGGCACGGATCGTCACAGAACTCGCGGCTCTCCTTGCCGCCGATTTCGCCGATGTGGTGGCGGTAGACCTCGCCGAGGCCGTGCCGCAGGGAGACGACATCCCAGCCGTCACGCGTTTCGGGGAACTGCATCTGCGCAGGATGGCCGCTGTGCGGCGCGGCGGCGGGTGGCCCGCCAAACTTTCGGTCGAGGGCGCCGAGACCCCCACCGTTCCGGACTTCCCGGAGCTGCGCCTGCTCCAGGAGGGGCACGGCGTTCTGATCAACGACATCGACGCACTCAAGGCGTCACTCGGCCACGACCCCGGCCTGGTCCAGTCGGTGATTCCCGAAGGAACGCATTCGGGGCTGAGTGCTCCGCTGTACGCCCGGGGCCTGCTGCTGGGCGCGATCACCGTGTGGCGCACGCGGTGGCCTACCACGCCGTTCGACGGCGACGACCTCGCCCTGCTCGAGCAGATCGCCGCCTCCGCCGCGCTGAGCCTGGACAACACCCGTCGCTCCCTCCGGGAGCGCCACGCCGCCACCGCGCTGCGGAGCAGCCTGCTGCCCCGCTCCGTCGCCGAGAGCACGGCGGCGGAAACCACCGGCATGCATCTGCCTGCGTCCCCGGGAACCGGTGTCAGCACCGACTGGTTCGACGTCATTCCCCTCCCCGGCCTGCGCATCGCCTTCGTCATAGGGGACGTCGTCGGACACGGCATCCACGCGGCGGCGACGATGGCCAGAGTGCGCACCGCGGTGCAGACCCTGGCCGACCTGGACCTCGACCCCGATGAACTGCTGACTCACCTGGACGATCTGGTCACCGGGCCGGCCGCGGACCGCGGAGCGGAGTCCGGCTCGGACACGGACGTCCTCGGTGCCACTTGCCTGTACGGCGTGTACGACCCGGGGACGCGCAAGTGTGTTCTCGCCAGTGCCGGACACCCTCCTCCCATCGTCGTGCGACCGGACGCCACGGCTCGCTTCGTGGACCTCGTTCCCGGTCCGCCACTGGGCGTGGGCGGGATGCCGTTCGAACCCGCCGAATTCGAGCTCGAGCCGGGGAGTGTGCTGGCGTTCTACACCGACGGCCTCGTGGACTTCCCCACGGGCGACATAGGACTCGGTATGGAGCGACTGCGTCACTGGCTGAGCACCCATGCCGCCCCTGGTTGCAACCTCGACCATGTCGGCCGCGACGCGTTCACCGAGCTCCTGGACACGACCCGTCCCGATGACGCCGCCGTACTCCTGGCCCGTACCCGGGCCATCCCGGCACATGACATCGCCTCCTGGGAGTTCCCCGCGGACCCGTCCGTGGTCATACGGGCGCGAGAGCGGGTCACCCGGCAACTGGCCAACTGGCGGCTCGATCATCTGGCCTTCACCACCGAACTCGTGGTGAGCGAGCTGGTCACCAACGCCATTCGGTATGCGAGTGGGCCCATCGGGCTGCGTCTCATCCGCGACCGGGTGCTGGTGTGCGAGGTCTCCGACCCCAGCAACAGCCAGCCGCGGCTGCGCCGGGCGCGCAGCACCGACGAGGGTGGACGCGGGCTCTTCCTCGTCGCACAGCTCACGGACCGCTGGGGAAGCCGGTACACACAGTCGGGGAAAACCATCTGGACGGAGCAGTTCCTGGGCGCGGAGCGGTGA
- a CDS encoding Zn-ribbon domain-containing OB-fold protein, translating to MNRPVPDRDSAPWWQALAEHRLILQRCDGCGLLRWAPRAMCNGCGSFAWTWETADGRGTVASWTVCHRALQPGRQVPYVVLLVRLAEGDDLILPGGWNGPQDGAGLHIGLPVVAEYHDLRYDDEDAHAHRASLLTWRPTG from the coding sequence ATGAACCGCCCCGTCCCCGACCGTGACTCCGCACCGTGGTGGCAGGCGCTGGCCGAGCACCGGCTGATCCTCCAGCGCTGCGACGGGTGCGGGCTGCTTCGCTGGGCGCCGCGGGCCATGTGCAACGGCTGCGGCAGCTTCGCGTGGACCTGGGAAACGGCGGACGGCCGGGGCACGGTGGCCAGCTGGACCGTCTGCCACCGCGCGCTGCAACCCGGTCGTCAAGTGCCCTATGTCGTGCTGCTCGTCCGGCTGGCCGAGGGTGACGATCTGATCCTGCCGGGCGGATGGAACGGACCGCAGGACGGCGCCGGGTTGCACATCGGACTGCCGGTCGTGGCGGAATACCACGACCTCAGGTATGACGACGAGGACGCGCACGCTCACCGTGCGTCACTATTGACGTGGCGCCCGACCGGCTGA
- a CDS encoding thiolase C-terminal domain-containing protein has protein sequence MTVPGHGLRDRTAITGVGWTPYSKNSGVSTLELALRAISAALSDAGLGLRDIDGLVTHSVGDSAPAAAVAACLGVRDPRLLLDLNGGGSMSSAAVGAAATAVAAGQAETVVVWRSLNARSEFRMGGTGRAAPTLVEFQYQVPYGLLAPPQQYALIGRAYLQRSGASSEDLGRVAISQRAHAALNDRALMRAPLTMDEYLGSRWIAEPLRLYDCCLETDAAIAVIVTSAERARDLLHPPVLISAAATGGGHSYFSDGYADLSTSAARTMAPRLFAAAGIGPREISVAELYDAFTPLVLMQLEDYGFCAPGQAAPFVAAGETALGGTLPVNTHGGHLSEGYVHGLNHAVEAVLQLRGVAGARQVQGAETALVTGQPGYVSGVTSALVLRRDS, from the coding sequence GTGACCGTGCCCGGACACGGCCTGCGTGACCGCACCGCCATCACGGGCGTCGGCTGGACCCCGTACTCGAAGAATTCCGGGGTCAGCACGCTGGAGCTGGCGCTGCGCGCGATCAGCGCCGCGCTGTCGGACGCGGGCCTTGGGCTGCGGGACATCGACGGCCTGGTCACTCACTCAGTGGGCGACTCGGCACCCGCCGCCGCGGTGGCGGCCTGCCTCGGCGTCCGCGATCCACGGCTGCTGCTCGACCTGAACGGCGGCGGCAGCATGTCCTCGGCCGCTGTCGGCGCCGCCGCGACGGCGGTGGCGGCCGGCCAGGCGGAGACCGTCGTCGTGTGGCGGTCGCTCAACGCACGGTCCGAGTTCCGCATGGGCGGAACCGGACGTGCGGCTCCCACCCTCGTCGAATTCCAGTACCAGGTGCCTTACGGCCTTCTCGCACCACCCCAGCAGTACGCCCTCATCGGCCGTGCCTACCTGCAACGCAGCGGAGCGTCGTCCGAGGACCTCGGTCGCGTCGCGATCAGCCAGCGGGCACACGCCGCGCTCAACGATCGGGCACTCATGCGGGCCCCACTGACCATGGACGAGTACCTGGGGTCGCGATGGATCGCCGAACCGCTGCGGCTGTACGACTGCTGTCTGGAGACCGACGCCGCCATCGCCGTCATCGTGACCTCCGCCGAGCGCGCCCGCGATCTGCTCCATCCGCCGGTGCTGATCAGCGCGGCGGCCACCGGTGGTGGCCACAGTTACTTCTCCGACGGATACGCCGACCTGTCCACCAGCGCGGCGCGGACGATGGCTCCCCGCCTGTTCGCCGCCGCCGGAATCGGCCCGCGCGAGATCAGCGTGGCCGAGCTGTACGACGCCTTCACCCCGCTGGTCCTGATGCAGCTCGAGGACTACGGCTTCTGTGCCCCCGGGCAAGCCGCACCGTTCGTGGCCGCGGGAGAGACCGCGCTCGGTGGCACGCTGCCGGTCAACACCCACGGCGGCCATCTGTCCGAGGGATATGTTCATGGCCTCAACCACGCCGTCGAGGCCGTACTGCAACTGCGCGGAGTGGCAGGGGCACGGCAGGTGCAGGGCGCCGAAACCGCGCTGGTCACCGGCCAGCCCGGCTATGTATCCGGGGTGACCTCGGCCCTGGTCCTCAGGAGGGACTCATGA
- a CDS encoding thiolase C-terminal domain-containing protein codes for MSSGPVSGGQTAWRRQSFSGKAAITGVGMTELSRDSGTSVLALARQACRAAIDDAGLTAGDVDAVLSYHLDDSVPVGYLASALRLPDPVWSNEFYGGGTQCASILADAAMLIDSGTARAVLVYRALNGRSGKRMGQTALRIGAGAEAQFSLPHGMLGPVHLFALAAQRWMYETGATEADLAAVVRHSRRHASRNPRAVFREPLTLDDYLATPLVATPLRRVDCCLESDGAVALVVARTDVADSTRPGSPRVHTVVRGGGPGTSEMDRAPDVERLFSSYLAAPLYARAGMSPRDIDLALIYDAYSWVVPVQLEDFGLVSRGEAGAFFRDGGADDDGRLPVNPHGGLLSEGYVHGLNNIAEAVRQLRGEAVANQVRDPSVALCTGFGGSLGSAAILVRP; via the coding sequence TTGAGCAGCGGACCGGTGAGCGGCGGGCAGACGGCCTGGCGGCGGCAGTCCTTCTCGGGGAAGGCGGCCATCACCGGTGTGGGCATGACCGAGCTTTCCCGGGACTCCGGCACTTCGGTGCTCGCTCTCGCCCGCCAAGCATGCCGGGCGGCCATCGACGACGCCGGACTGACCGCCGGGGACGTGGACGCGGTGCTCAGCTACCACCTCGACGACTCCGTTCCCGTCGGCTACCTCGCTTCGGCCCTGCGCCTGCCGGATCCGGTATGGAGCAACGAGTTCTACGGAGGCGGCACCCAGTGTGCGTCGATCCTCGCGGACGCCGCGATGCTCATCGACTCCGGAACAGCACGGGCCGTTCTTGTCTACCGCGCCCTCAATGGCCGCTCCGGCAAGCGGATGGGGCAGACCGCGCTGCGCATCGGCGCGGGAGCCGAAGCGCAGTTCTCACTGCCTCACGGCATGTTGGGGCCGGTCCATCTGTTCGCGCTGGCCGCCCAGCGGTGGATGTACGAAACGGGTGCCACCGAAGCGGATCTGGCGGCAGTAGTCCGCCACTCCCGCCGCCACGCCTCGCGCAACCCCCGAGCGGTCTTCCGCGAACCCCTCACACTCGACGACTACCTCGCCACGCCCCTTGTCGCCACACCGCTGCGCCGTGTGGACTGCTGTCTGGAGAGCGACGGCGCGGTGGCCCTCGTGGTCGCCCGGACGGATGTGGCGGACTCCACCCGGCCGGGCAGCCCCCGCGTACACACCGTGGTGCGCGGCGGCGGGCCGGGGACCTCCGAAATGGACCGGGCGCCGGATGTCGAGCGGCTGTTCTCCTCCTACCTCGCCGCTCCGCTGTACGCACGGGCGGGCATGTCCCCGCGCGATATCGATCTCGCTCTGATCTATGACGCGTACTCCTGGGTCGTTCCGGTACAGCTGGAGGACTTCGGTCTGGTGTCCCGCGGAGAGGCCGGCGCGTTCTTCCGGGACGGCGGGGCGGACGACGACGGGCGTCTCCCGGTCAATCCGCACGGCGGCTTGCTGTCCGAGGGATACGTGCACGGGCTCAACAACATCGCCGAGGCGGTGCGCCAGTTGCGGGGCGAGGCGGTGGCGAACCAGGTGCGCGATCCCTCGGTGGCGTTGTGCACCGGGTTCGGCGGAAGTCTGGGCAGCGCGGCGATCCTGGTCCGGCCATAG
- a CDS encoding acetate--CoA ligase family protein yields the protein MTPPTAPDATTRKAPAAFDPLPDRDRPGRGHVPEPVVKSMLRRHGIHTPRGAVITITDQAVPDAGLAEAAADLRAPVVLKAWGQGLVHKSDVGAVRLGLDADSVAAAGTDMWQRLHAAGLPPHGWLVEEQHPSGVELIVGVVRDESFGHVVLLGLGGIATEMLDLTALRVAPLSPADAQALVESFPGAPLLTGSRGRPPADRDALVSLLLAIAGEGGVIDELGGRLAEFECNPVVATADGVVALDARLTMVSSPLGARPAPEVGTDFSRLFAPRGVAVVGASANKPGFGNRFLAAYRGIGRTNDLYALHPSATEIDGVSAYPSLDTIPGSVDYLVVAVPAARVPEVVESAVGKVKFIHVITGGFGEMGTAGKDLEDRLVATVRGTDTRLLGPNCLGVFSPAGQQTFTLGSPREPGTVSVVSQSGGLSGDLVTAGDRRGIRYAKLVSIGNAIDVNHADLVEWLVDDADTEVIGLYLEGVKDGDRLLRALRRASGRKPVVVLTGGSSRQGARAVSSHTGSMAGAPKVWQAVAEATGISLVHTLDDLLGTLGYLQRYAHRAHTPEGAEGLLVAGLGGGASVLAADAADRAGLTITPLRQELRTRLRDLGYGAGTSVANPLEIPIGPASPVDILRDALEPVLGEGGQPYADVLVHVNVAAYFNYGTAGLTPLLDALGSLLQRGFPQRVALVPRNLDIAPPTDQERLSAFAERNGLRMFRSFDEAAVAIGAAQRFDRYRPATGPAGARP from the coding sequence ATGACGCCCCCGACGGCTCCCGATGCCACCACCCGCAAAGCACCCGCCGCTTTTGATCCATTGCCCGACCGGGACCGGCCTGGCCGGGGACACGTTCCGGAACCCGTGGTCAAGTCGATGCTGCGTCGGCATGGCATCCACACTCCGCGTGGCGCCGTGATCACCATCACCGATCAGGCCGTTCCGGATGCCGGCCTGGCCGAGGCCGCGGCGGACCTGCGCGCCCCGGTCGTGCTCAAGGCATGGGGGCAGGGGCTTGTGCACAAGAGCGATGTCGGCGCTGTCCGCCTCGGTCTCGACGCGGATTCCGTGGCCGCCGCCGGCACCGACATGTGGCAGCGGCTGCACGCCGCTGGACTCCCGCCTCATGGGTGGCTGGTCGAGGAGCAGCACCCCAGCGGTGTCGAACTCATCGTGGGGGTAGTGCGGGACGAGAGCTTCGGCCACGTTGTCCTGCTCGGACTGGGCGGCATCGCCACGGAAATGCTGGATCTCACCGCCCTGCGCGTGGCGCCCCTCTCCCCCGCCGACGCACAAGCGCTGGTGGAGTCCTTCCCCGGGGCGCCTCTGCTCACCGGCAGCCGCGGGAGGCCACCGGCGGACCGGGACGCCCTCGTCTCGCTACTGCTCGCGATCGCCGGAGAGGGAGGCGTCATCGACGAGCTCGGGGGGCGGCTGGCCGAGTTCGAATGCAATCCGGTGGTCGCGACCGCAGACGGGGTGGTGGCACTGGACGCCCGGCTCACCATGGTGTCCAGCCCGCTCGGCGCACGGCCGGCGCCGGAGGTCGGCACCGACTTCAGTCGGTTGTTCGCACCGCGCGGTGTCGCGGTGGTCGGCGCGTCAGCCAACAAACCGGGTTTCGGCAACAGGTTTCTCGCCGCGTACCGCGGCATCGGCCGGACGAACGACCTGTACGCCCTGCACCCATCAGCCACCGAGATCGACGGCGTATCCGCGTATCCCTCGCTGGACACCATCCCGGGCAGCGTCGACTACCTGGTGGTCGCCGTGCCCGCCGCACGCGTCCCGGAAGTGGTCGAGTCCGCGGTGGGCAAGGTGAAGTTCATCCACGTCATCACGGGCGGGTTCGGGGAGATGGGCACCGCGGGCAAAGACCTCGAAGACCGGCTCGTGGCGACCGTGCGAGGAACAGACACCCGTCTGCTGGGACCTAACTGCCTCGGCGTGTTCAGCCCCGCCGGGCAGCAGACCTTCACACTCGGATCACCCCGTGAGCCCGGTACCGTCTCGGTCGTCTCACAGAGCGGAGGGCTCTCCGGCGACCTGGTCACCGCCGGTGACCGCCGTGGCATCCGGTACGCCAAGCTGGTGAGCATCGGCAACGCGATCGACGTCAACCACGCGGATCTCGTCGAGTGGCTGGTGGACGACGCGGACACCGAGGTCATCGGCCTCTACCTGGAAGGCGTGAAGGACGGGGACCGGCTGCTGCGCGCCCTGCGGCGGGCGTCCGGACGCAAACCGGTCGTCGTGCTGACGGGGGGAAGCAGCCGACAGGGGGCCCGCGCCGTCTCCTCTCACACCGGCTCCATGGCCGGAGCGCCGAAAGTCTGGCAGGCAGTGGCCGAGGCGACGGGGATCAGCCTGGTGCACACCCTGGACGATCTGCTGGGGACCCTCGGGTACCTCCAGCGGTATGCCCACCGAGCCCACACGCCGGAAGGAGCCGAGGGGCTACTGGTGGCCGGGCTCGGCGGCGGGGCATCTGTGCTCGCCGCGGACGCCGCCGACCGCGCCGGGCTCACCATCACACCGCTGCGCCAAGAGTTGCGGACGCGACTGCGCGACCTCGGCTACGGCGCCGGCACGAGTGTCGCCAACCCACTGGAGATCCCGATCGGTCCCGCGTCCCCCGTAGACATCCTGCGAGACGCGCTCGAACCCGTGCTGGGCGAGGGCGGACAGCCATATGCCGATGTGCTGGTCCACGTCAACGTCGCCGCCTACTTCAACTACGGCACAGCGGGCCTCACCCCGCTCCTCGACGCGCTCGGCTCCCTTCTGCAACGCGGCTTCCCACAACGTGTCGCGCTCGTTCCCCGCAACCTGGATATCGCCCCGCCGACCGACCAGGAGAGGCTGTCCGCGTTCGCGGAACGCAACGGGCTTCGGATGTTCCGCTCGTTCGACGAGGCAGCGGTGGCGATTGGCGCGGCGCAGCGCTTCGACCGGTATCGACCGGCCACCGGCCCCGCCGGAGCGCGTCCTTGA